A part of Perca fluviatilis chromosome 15, GENO_Pfluv_1.0, whole genome shotgun sequence genomic DNA contains:
- the LOC120574892 gene encoding small integral membrane protein 36-like, whose protein sequence is MGFLENYQEIDPVTLNLCILIASYVILLLVFLISCIMYDCRGKDPTKEYAPDPVPAQSPVRLVVLQSSPAPVGRWDAANMITTYHEPTHSDFREKKSTMV, encoded by the coding sequence ATGGGCTTTTTGGAAAACTACCAGGAGATCGACCCTGTCACTTTGAACCTTTGCATCCTCATTGCCAGCTACGTTATCTTGCTCCTGGTCTTCCTGATATCGTGTATCATGTATGACTGCCGGGGCAAAGATCCCACCAAGGAGTACGCCCCGGACCCGGTGCCGGCTCAGTCTCCCGTCAGGCTGGTGGTGTTGCAGAGCTCTCCAGCCCCGGTGGGACGGTGGGACGCGGCCAACATGATCACAACCTACCACGAGCCAACGCACTCGGACTTCAGGGAGAAGAAGAGCACGATGGTCTGA